From a single Paenibacillus sp. FSL R5-0345 genomic region:
- a CDS encoding response regulator transcription factor: MCSQSERKGIQLRKVLVVEDEEIIRKGIVQLVHTLPGEYAVTEKEHGKAALEHLHANVPDLIISDIRMREMDGLTFLRRAKALYPSVPLMIISGYGDFEYAQQAIRIGVGEFMLKPVNRKAFLLALERLLDRSTPVPQIQSETSGQAIMFEEGASQHGDKHVITAIKSYIADNLDGDLTLQSLAELVHLHPAYISRLFKQCTETMVSEYITQARIERAKYLLSQTPLKIYDVASICGYQSPKHFMLVFKQQTGQTPGAFRNNYDNSLSLTIGKQENH, encoded by the coding sequence TTGTGCTCCCAATCGGAAAGGAAGGGGATTCAATTGCGTAAAGTATTGGTCGTTGAAGATGAGGAGATCATTCGCAAAGGCATTGTTCAACTCGTGCATACCCTGCCGGGTGAATACGCGGTGACAGAAAAGGAGCATGGCAAAGCGGCACTAGAGCATCTGCATGCGAATGTGCCTGATCTGATCATCTCCGATATTCGGATGCGGGAAATGGATGGGTTGACTTTCTTGCGCAGAGCCAAGGCCCTTTACCCTTCCGTTCCTTTAATGATCATTAGCGGCTACGGGGATTTCGAGTATGCTCAGCAGGCTATCCGTATCGGTGTCGGCGAGTTCATGCTGAAGCCGGTAAACCGCAAAGCGTTCCTTCTGGCACTTGAGCGTCTGCTTGACCGGAGCACACCTGTGCCACAGATCCAGAGCGAAACGTCCGGACAAGCCATTATGTTTGAGGAGGGTGCATCGCAGCATGGCGACAAGCATGTCATCACTGCAATTAAATCCTATATCGCAGACAATCTGGACGGTGATCTTACGCTGCAGAGTCTGGCGGAGCTAGTCCATCTGCATCCGGCCTACATCAGTCGTCTGTTCAAACAGTGTACGGAAACAATGGTTTCCGAGTATATTACACAAGCGAGAATAGAGCGGGCCAAGTATCTGCTGTCACAGACGCCGCTCAAAATCTACGATGTCGCTAGCATATGCGGCTACCAGAGTCCGAAGCACTTCATGCTCGTCTTCAAGCAGCAGACAGGACAAACGCCGGGTGCGTTCCGCAACAATTACGACAACAGCCTCAGCCTGACAATAGGCAAGCAGGAGAATCACTAG